From Microbacterium sp. YJN-G, a single genomic window includes:
- a CDS encoding aquaporin, producing MTRLALLRRAGAELLGTGALVAIVVGSGIAAERLSTDPGLRLLENSLATALGLAALIVLLGPVSGAHFNPVVSIADAVLGRRRATGLTSAATAAYIVAQLLGGICGAVLANAMFQVPTSISVTERANAGTLLGEVVATAGLVLLIAGMVRAAHGIPAIAMAVGAYIGAAYWFTSSTAFANPAVTVGRIFSDTFAGISPGSALPFLGAQLVGAALGMLLTVALFPASASVLPPSTASDAGSAAAIQPTREETP from the coding sequence ATGACTCGTCTCGCACTGCTCCGCCGCGCGGGCGCCGAACTGCTCGGCACCGGCGCCCTGGTCGCCATCGTCGTGGGCTCGGGCATCGCCGCCGAGCGACTCAGCACCGACCCCGGGCTGCGGCTGCTCGAGAACTCCCTCGCCACCGCACTCGGCCTCGCGGCGCTGATCGTGCTGCTCGGGCCGGTCTCGGGGGCGCACTTCAACCCCGTCGTCTCGATCGCGGATGCCGTGCTCGGCCGGCGCCGCGCGACCGGGCTGACATCGGCGGCGACAGCTGCGTACATCGTCGCCCAGCTGCTCGGCGGCATCTGCGGCGCCGTGCTCGCGAACGCCATGTTCCAGGTGCCCACCTCGATCTCCGTGACCGAGCGGGCGAACGCGGGGACGCTGCTGGGCGAGGTCGTCGCCACCGCGGGGCTCGTGCTGCTCATCGCCGGCATGGTGCGCGCCGCGCACGGCATCCCCGCCATCGCCATGGCGGTCGGCGCGTATATCGGCGCGGCGTACTGGTTCACCAGCTCGACCGCGTTCGCGAATCCCGCCGTCACGGTCGGGCGCATCTTCTCCGACACCTTCGCCGGCATCTCCCCCGGCTCGGCGCTCCCCTTCCTGGGGGCGCAGCTCGTCGGCGCCGCACTCGGGATGCTGCTGACGGTGGCCCTGTTCCCGGCATCCGCATCCGTCCTGCCGCCCTCAACCGCATCCGACGCGGGATCCGCCGCCGCGATCCAGCCCACCCGAGAGGAAACGCCATGA
- a CDS encoding purine-cytosine permease family protein codes for MSTTSPAPAPGLIERTGIEIIPESERTARPRDLFWPWFAANVSVFGMSYGSFVLDFGISFWQATLVSVIGIVVSFLLCGLIAIAGKRGSTPTMVLSRAAFGVHGQKVPGIVSWLTSIGWETFLAIMAVLATATVITQLGGDGDSVMLKIIATIIVAALIVTASVLGYHTIMKLQSVLTWITGVVTILYIILAAGSIDMAAVLAQPDGGVAQVIGALVMVMTGFGLGWINIAADWSRYQKRTASDGAIVFWNTFGGAIAPAILVVFGLLLAGSDADLRAAVALDPIGALATLLPVWVLVPFLLTAVLALVSGAVLGIYSSGLTLLSLGIRIPRPAAAGIDGVILTLGTIWVVFFAADFLGPFQSFLITLGVPLASWAGILIADILRRRRDYDEAALFDARGRYGAWDWTSILTMVIASAIGWGFVINLFADDAPWNNWQGYLLGLLGGKDGEWAYANLGVFFALVLSFLVTWFARAGKIWRQEQA; via the coding sequence ATGTCCACGACATCACCGGCTCCGGCGCCCGGCCTGATCGAGCGCACCGGCATCGAGATCATCCCCGAGTCCGAGCGCACGGCCCGGCCGCGCGACCTGTTCTGGCCGTGGTTCGCGGCCAACGTCTCGGTCTTCGGCATGAGCTACGGCTCGTTCGTGCTCGACTTCGGCATCTCGTTCTGGCAGGCGACGCTGGTGTCGGTCATCGGCATCGTCGTCTCGTTCCTGCTGTGCGGGCTCATCGCCATCGCAGGCAAGCGCGGGTCGACCCCGACGATGGTGCTCTCGCGGGCGGCGTTCGGCGTGCACGGGCAGAAGGTGCCCGGCATCGTGTCGTGGCTCACCTCGATCGGCTGGGAGACGTTCCTCGCGATCATGGCCGTGCTCGCCACGGCCACCGTGATCACGCAACTCGGCGGTGACGGCGACAGCGTCATGCTGAAGATCATCGCGACGATCATCGTGGCGGCGCTCATCGTCACCGCGTCGGTGCTCGGGTACCACACGATCATGAAGCTGCAGTCGGTGCTCACCTGGATCACCGGTGTCGTGACGATCCTCTACATCATCCTCGCCGCGGGCAGCATCGACATGGCGGCCGTGCTCGCGCAGCCCGACGGCGGCGTCGCTCAGGTGATCGGCGCACTGGTGATGGTGATGACCGGGTTCGGCCTCGGCTGGATCAACATCGCCGCCGACTGGTCGCGGTACCAGAAGCGCACAGCCTCGGACGGTGCGATCGTGTTCTGGAACACCTTCGGCGGGGCGATCGCCCCGGCGATCCTCGTCGTGTTCGGTCTGCTGCTGGCCGGCTCGGATGCCGATCTGCGGGCCGCCGTCGCCCTCGACCCGATCGGCGCGCTCGCCACCCTGCTGCCGGTGTGGGTGCTCGTGCCCTTCCTGCTCACCGCCGTGCTCGCCCTCGTGTCGGGCGCGGTGCTGGGCATCTACTCGTCCGGGCTGACGCTGCTGAGCCTCGGCATCCGCATCCCACGCCCGGCCGCCGCCGGAATCGACGGCGTGATCCTCACCCTCGGGACCATCTGGGTCGTGTTCTTCGCGGCCGACTTCCTCGGTCCGTTCCAGTCGTTCCTCATCACGCTCGGCGTGCCGCTGGCCTCGTGGGCGGGCATCCTCATCGCCGACATCCTGCGCCGCCGGCGGGACTACGACGAGGCCGCCCTGTTCGACGCGCGCGGCCGCTACGGCGCCTGGGACTGGACCTCGATCCTCACCATGGTGATCGCCTCGGCCATCGGCTGGGGTTTCGTGATCAACCTGTTCGCGGATGACGCACCCTGGAACAATTGGCAGGGCTACCTGCTCGGGCTGCTCGGCGGCAAGGACGGCGAGTGGGCCTACGCGAACCTGGGCGTCTTCTTCGCCCTGGTGCTGTCGTTCCTGGTGACCTGGTTCGCCCGGGCCGGGAAGATTTGGCGGCAGGAGCAGGCATGA
- a CDS encoding arsenate reductase ArsC, whose protein sequence is MTETPTVLFVCVHNAGRSQMAAGFLQHLAGDRVDVRSAGSEPKDAINPVAVEVMREAGVDITSGTPKLLTVDAVKQADVVITMGCGDACPIFPGKRYEDWELDDPAGQGLTEVRPIRDEIRSRVEELIRELGV, encoded by the coding sequence ATGACCGAGACCCCCACCGTGCTGTTCGTCTGCGTGCACAACGCCGGCCGCTCGCAGATGGCCGCCGGATTCCTGCAGCACCTCGCCGGCGACCGCGTGGACGTCCGCTCCGCGGGATCCGAGCCGAAGGATGCGATCAACCCCGTGGCCGTCGAGGTCATGCGCGAAGCGGGCGTCGACATCACCTCGGGCACCCCGAAGCTGCTGACCGTCGACGCCGTCAAGCAGGCCGACGTGGTCATCACGATGGGCTGCGGAGACGCCTGCCCGATCTTCCCCGGCAAGCGGTACGAGGACTGGGAGCTCGACGATCCTGCCGGTCAGGGTCTCACCGAGGTGCGCCCGATCCGCGACGAGATCCGGTCGCGCGTCGAAGAGCTCATCCGCGAACTCGGAGTCTGA
- a CDS encoding ArsR family transcriptional regulator has translation MNAEENDLDARARRHAALGDPARLRMVDLLSLGDRSPTELREHLAIGSNLLAHHLNVLEREGIVSRIRSEGDGRRSYVRLDPEALAGLGPSPALTASGVLFVCTANSARSQLAQALWHRASPVPARSAGTHPADRVAAGAVAVAARHGLDLGAAVPAALGATEGDLIITVCDRAHEEYPAEALHWSIPDPVREGTDAAFEAAFDEIAHRVALLASRVRLAA, from the coding sequence ATGAACGCTGAGGAAAATGATCTGGACGCGCGAGCACGACGTCACGCGGCGCTGGGCGACCCCGCCCGCCTGCGGATGGTCGATCTGCTCTCGCTCGGCGACCGCTCGCCGACCGAGCTGCGCGAGCACCTCGCGATCGGCTCCAACCTGCTGGCGCACCACCTGAACGTGCTCGAGCGCGAGGGCATCGTCAGCCGCATCCGTTCCGAGGGCGACGGCCGCCGCTCATACGTGCGCCTGGATCCCGAGGCGCTGGCGGGGCTCGGACCGAGTCCCGCGCTCACGGCATCCGGTGTGCTCTTCGTCTGCACCGCGAACTCCGCGCGCTCCCAGCTCGCGCAGGCGCTCTGGCACCGCGCCAGCCCCGTGCCGGCCCGCAGCGCCGGCACCCACCCGGCCGACCGGGTCGCGGCCGGCGCCGTGGCCGTCGCCGCCAGGCATGGGCTCGACCTGGGCGCCGCGGTGCCCGCGGCGCTGGGCGCCACAGAGGGAGACCTGATCATCACGGTCTGCGACCGTGCGCACGAGGAGTACCCCGCCGAGGCGCTGCACTGGTCGATCCCCGACCCGGTGCGCGAGGGGACGGATGCCGCCTTCGAGGCGGCGTTCGACGAGATCGCGCATCGCGTCGCCCTGCTCGCGTCGCGCGTGCGCCTCGCGGCCTGA